One genomic window of Manihot esculenta cultivar AM560-2 chromosome 16, M.esculenta_v8, whole genome shotgun sequence includes the following:
- the LOC110604064 gene encoding transcription factor ILR3: MGSPNDNSNWVFDYSLIEDVTVPGGDLPSLDPSGGLWSSPSFTDNASVSVEFDGLFGNSGLKESGSRKRVRPGSCNTLGSKACREKMRRDRLNDRFLELSALLDSGRPPKVDKSAILADALKVVNQLRDEARKLKDSNESLQDKINELKAEKSELRDEKQRLKTEKENIEQQVKALSAGAGFFPHPPAIPSPFSTPSHAVGSKLVPFVGYPGVPMWQLMPPATVDTSQDPVLRSPAA, from the exons ATGGGGTCGCCGAATGATAATTCCAATTGGGTATTTGATTATAGTCTCATAGAGGATGTTACTGTCCCTGGAGGTGACCTCCCGTCTCTTGACCCCTCTGGAGGTCTCTGGTCTTCTCCTTCCTTCACTGATAATGCCTCAGTAAG cGTGGAGTTTGATGGCTTGTTTGGGAATTCTGGTCTTAAGGAAAGTGGATCCCGGAAAAG GGTGAGGCCTGGATCCTGCAATACACTTGGTTCGAAAGCATGTAGAGAGAAAATGCGGAGGGATAGGCTGAATGACAG GTTTTTGGAATTGAGTGCTCTTCTGGATTCTGGGAGGCCTCCTAAAGTGGACAAATCTGCCATATTGGCTGATGCTTTGAAAGTGGTGAATCAGCTACGGGATGAAGCTCGGAAGCTGAAGGATTCAAATGAGAGTCTGCAGGATAAGATCAATGAATTAAAG GCTGAGAAGAGTGAACTTCGTGATGAGAAGCAGAGGCTAAAAACAGAGAAAGAGAACATTGAGCAGCAAGTAAAAGCCTTGAGTGCTGGAGCAGGATTCTTTCCTCATCCTCCAGCCATCCCATCTCCATTTTCTACCCCCAGCCACGCTGTTGGTAGCAAGCTGGTACCCTTTGTTGGCTATCCTGGAGTTCCCATGTGGCAGCTTATGCCTCCTGCTACCGTTGATACCTCTCAGGATCCTGTTTTACGCTCTCCAGCTGCTTAA
- the LOC110603003 gene encoding thioredoxin-like protein CXXS1: METQEQQTKSRVLKVESLESWDLYVTQANNQGCPIVIHFTASWCIPSVAMNPFFEELASAYPDVLFLSVDVDEVKEVAAKLEVKAMPTFVLMKDGAQIDRLVGANPEEIRKRIDGFVQSVRVNVA, translated from the exons ATGGAGACCCAAGAGCAGCAAACTAAATCAAGAGTTCTAAAGGTGGAATCTTTGGAGTCTTGGGACCTCTACGTTACCCAAGCCAACAATCAAGGCTGCCCT ATTGTTATACACTTCACTGCTTCATGGTGTATCCCCTCGGTGGCCATGAACCCTTTCTTCGAGGAATTAGCCTCGGCTTATCCAGATGTCTTGTTTCTTTCTGTTGACGTTGATGAAGTCAag GAGGTGGCTGCTAAACTGGAGGTAAAGGCCATGCCTACTTTTGTGCTGATGAAGGATGGCGCACAGATTGACAGGCTGGTGGGTGCCAATCCGGAGGAGATAAGGAAAAGGATTGATGGGTTTGTTCAGTCCGTTCGTGTAAATGTAGCCTAG